A genomic stretch from Capricornis sumatraensis isolate serow.1 chromosome 4, serow.2, whole genome shotgun sequence includes:
- the KLHDC7B gene encoding kelch domain-containing protein 7B, with protein sequence MAQSASEAGGLAWGWDGDVDEDWEGAALTLLALAVVAATALALHWFGCAQDQEVPGPALRPSQVGAAGPALPPKHKVSGAVEGHGSGQGKPGPARRGQGSPAAVGAQDQEPLGSGSLAAAASPPLKMPAGEAASGGALGPPETLQRKGKEARRSGSALPGGSKAEGSSAPLLIHFTPRDPGREGEVRGEAGGARGKAPVHRAGRDSRPWQQGRGSPASRGQSPGSRWGQVDSGRSGCRRPKLDALSLGSVVSVWDAVGAASSLPAGSRGLLFPQEPPPLCSLQTRPLMGVSERGLGESGPQAAQGLALDSAATAGENKEAATLAPRESQGSPAATGGWPWVRREVLVTGSFSQAPGPVSLSPEGPQGGRPLLSLVQRTTEACTVGRAGANGSGDQVFFSSGPGGTKQQGAHGIREGRESLRGRVACGSADICSYISSPSSSATTPPCTPKTFPPPGSPPAAHARPSLVPGAPIPPISFPSDSLPLGVSQSPASGSSSPAPTPAPPTGAPPPAPSAAPAPAAAPAAASGSRLASREPSVVLCKDHQQGQLSTSWGNLISMVLRSHPFPRPERTQGRALRAALESPSHPGAASPSEIRESAAPPEEDRHGTEGLATRAGPGGLEEAGAQPQQSHPETEGAAAAGTPSGPRGDRTEEKYPDSLLRGAAEPMAHLPPPEQTQPGSSPSLATRQDPQPVPRPRKHSLCEMSQSPKQEASRTAPGQPQGRVSEAGPRPSGFGQGLGEKQEEARKLTGFLQRPGGWGVVEGPRKSRASTVALPRWLDLGSCLDALAFAQQHGDPGLAQETYAWMSDNLLHVLRDPNLYRQLSGADRERIVSLRTGRGPAMLGALVLPGLYGASRSGLTRDSPAAEALAVGPAALPPPAYLHVFHPGENTWRPLTKVPQEAPLRGCGLCTLHNYLFLAGGIRGSGAEAVCTNEVFCYNPLTDVWSQVRPMQQARAQLKLVALDGLLYAIGGECLYSMECYDPRADAWTPRAPLPAGAFPVAHEAVACQGDIYVTGGHLFHRLLRYRPTKDAWDECPYSASHRRSGDMVALGGFLYRFDLLRGVGAAVMRYNPVTSSWSRAAALPLPAPAPLRCAALGNTIYCLNHQVTATFTVSEGTAQFQAKELQPFPLGTKGVLCPFTLTLPARAPLQTAL encoded by the coding sequence ATGGCCCAGAGCGCCTCAGAGGCTGGCGGCCTCGCCTGGGGTTGGGACGGGGATGTGGACGAAGACTGGGAGGGCGCCGCGCTGACCCTGCTGGCCCTGGCCGTGGTGGCCGCCACGGCGCTGGCTCTGCACTGGTTTGGCTGCGCGCAGGACCAGGAAGTGCCGGGACCAGCCCTCCGGCCTTCGCAGGTGGGAGCAGCTGGGCCAGCCCTACCCCCGAAGCACAAGGTCAGTGGCGCTGTTGAGGGTCACGGCTCAGGGCAGGGAAAGCCAGGCCCTGCAAGACGTGGCCAGGGTAGTCCAGCTGCAGTGGGCGCCCAGGATCAGGAGCCCCTGGGCAGCGGAAGTCTGGCTGctgcagcctcccctcccctTAAGATGCCAGCAGGGGAGGCGGCCAGTGGAGGGGCCTTGGGACCCCCTGAAACCCTCCAACGTAAAGGGAAGGAGGCTCGCAGGTCAGGCTCTGCTCTCCCGGGTGGGAGCAAAGCTGAAGGGTCATCTGCACCCCTCCTGATACACTTCACCCCTCGGGATCCTGGCAGAGAAGGGGAGGTGCGGGGGGAGGCAGGGGGTGCCCGAGGCAAGGCCCCTGTCCACAGGGCAGGACGGGACAGTCGCCCCTGGCAACAAGGGCGGGGGTCACCTGCCTCGAGGGGGCAGAGCCCCGGCAGCCGGTGGGGGCAGGTGGACTCAGGACGGAGCGGCTGTCGCCGGCCAAAGCTGGACGCCCTGTCTCTGGGCTCTGTGGTGAGCGTGTGGGATGCTGTGGGTGCAGCCAGCAGCCTGCCCGCAGGCTCCCGGGGGCTCCTGTTCCCCCAGGAGCCGCCCCCATTGTGCAGCCTGCAGACTAGGCCCTTGATGGGTGTCTCAGAGAGGGGGCTTGGGGAGAGTGGCCCCCAAGCCGCCCAAGGCCTAGCTCTGGACTCGGCAGCCACAGCCGGCGAGAACAAGGAGGCTGCGACCCTGGCCCCCAGGGAGTCTCAGGGGTCCCCAGCCGCCACTGGAGGCTGGCCCTGGGTGAGGAGGGAGGTCCTGGTCACCGGGAGCTTCAGCCAGGCcccgggccctgtgagcctatcACCAGAGGGGCCCCAGGGGGGACGCCCTCTCTTGTCCCTGGTGCAGAGGACCACAGAGGCCTGCACTGTGGGACGGGCTGGGGCTAATGGCTCTGGAGATCAAGTTTTCTTCAGTTCAGGGCCTGGAGGGACAAAGCAGCAAGGGGCCCATGGCATTAGAGAAGGGAGAGAGTCCCTGCGAGGCCGGGTGGCTTGTGGTTCTGCAGACATTTGCAGCTACATCTCCTCCCCTAGCTCCTCGGCCACGACCCCGCCATGCACCCCTAAAACCTTTCCACCCCCAGGGTCCCCACCCGCAGCACATGCCCGCCCCAGTCTCGTACCTGGAGCCCCGATTCCTCCGATCTCCTTTCCTTCAGACTCTTTGCCCCTCGGAGTGAGCCAGAGTCCTGCTTCGGGGTCCTCCTCCCCAGCGCCGACCCCTGCACCCCCGACAGGTGCCCCTCCTCCAGCACCATCTGCTGCCCCCGCACCAGCTGCAGCCCCCGCGGCTGCTAGTGGATCAAGGCTTGCATCTCGGGAGCCCAGTGTTGTTCTCTGCAAGGACCATCAGCAGGGGCAGCTCTCAACCAGCTGGGGAAACCTTATTTCGATGGTTCTCAGGAGTCACCCCTTTCCCAGGCCAGAGAGGACCCAAGGGAGAGCCCTGAGGGCCGCTCTGGAGAGTCCCAGCCATCCAGGCGCAGCCTCACCCTCTGAGATCAGAGAGTCGGCTGCTCCCCCAGAGGAGGACAGGCATGGCACAGAGGGGctggccacaagggcgggtccagGGGGCCTGGAGGAGGCTGGAGCCCAGCCACAGCAGAGTCACCCTGAGACTGAGGGGGCTGCTGCTGCAGGCACCCCTTCAGGCCCGAGAGGGGACAGAACCGAGGAGAAATATCCAGACTCACTGCTGAGGGGAGCCGCAGAGCCCATGGCCCACTTGCCGCCCCCAGAGCAGACCCAGCCTGGCTCTTCACCCTCTCTGGCTACAAGGCAGGACCCCCAGCCAGTCCCGCGGCCCCGGAAACACAGCTTGTGTGAAATGTCCCAGAGCCCCAAGCAGGAGGCCAGCCGGACGgccccagggcagccccagggACGGGTGTCCGAGGCAGGGCCTCGCCCTTCAGGCTTCGGGCAGGGCCTCGGGGAGAAGCAGGAGGAGGCCCGGAAACTCACGGGGTTTCTGCAGAGGCCGGGAGGCTGGGGGGTGGTGGAGGGGCCCCGGAAGTCCAGGGCCTCCACCGTGGCTCTGCCGCGATGGTTGGACTTGGGCAGTTGCCTGGATGCACTGGCCTTTGCCCAGCAGCACGGGGACCCTGGCTTGGCCCAGGAAACCTATGCCTGGATGAGCGACAATCTGCTTCACGTGCTGAGAGACCCAAACCTCTACCGGCAGCTGAGTGGGGCTGACCGGGAGCGCATCGTGAGCCTGCGCACCGGCCGCGGCCCGGCGATGCTGGGGGCCCTGGTGCTGCCGGGCCTCTACGGGGCGAGCCGCTCTGGGCTCACACGGGACTCCCCTGCGGCAGAGGCTCTTGCCGTGGGGCCCGCGGCCCTGCCTCCGCCCGCATATCTGCACGTGTTCCACCCCGGAGAGAACACGTGGCGGCCGCTGACCAAGGTGCCTCAGGAGGCCCCGCTGCGCGGATGCGGCCTCTGCACTCTGCACAACTACCTGTTCCTGGCGGGGGGCATCCGCGGCTCTGGCGCCGAGGCCGTCTGCACCAACGAAGTGTTTTGCTACAACCCTCTGACCGACGTCTGGAGCCAGGTGCGGCCCATGCAGCAGGCTCGCGCCCAGCTCAAGCTAGTGGCGCTGGACGGGCTGCTCTACGCCATCGGGGGCGAGTGTCTGTACAGCATGGAGTGCTACGACCCGCGCGCAGACGCCTGGACCCCCCGCGCGCCCCTCCCTGCGGGCGCCTTCCCCGTGGCTCACgaggctgtggcctgccaggggGACATCTACGTCACTGGGGGCCATCTCTTTCACCGGCTGCTCAGGTACCGTCCCACGAAGGATGCGTGGGATGAATGCCCCTACAGTGCCAGCCACCGGCGGTCCGGCGACATGGTGGCTCTGGGGGGCTTCCTGTACCGCTTCGACCTTCTGCGGGGTGTGGGCGCCGCGGTGATGCGCTACAACCCCGTGACGAGCTCCTGGAGCCGGGCCGCCGCCTTACCcctgcccgcccccgccccgctgcGCTGCGCGGCGCTGGGCAACACCATCTACTGCCTCAACCACCAAGTCACAGCCACCTTCACCGTCTCCGAGGGGACCGCCCAGTTCCAGGCCAAGGAGCTGCAGCCTTTCCCCCTGGGGACCAAAGGGGTCCTCTGCCCGTTCACCCTgactctgcctgccagggccCCACTGCAGACTGCCCTCTGA